A window of the Comamonas sp. Y33R10-2 genome harbors these coding sequences:
- a CDS encoding NAD(P)/FAD-dependent oxidoreductase — protein sequence MKYDVIVIGCGMSGILAGIHLKNSGKKFIILEKEKTLGGTWRDNTYPGLTCDVPSHAYTYSFEPNAEWTRVLPPGAEIQQYFEGVFEKYGIAEFAQFDTEIQKSEWKGDAWVLQDQHGKRYEGRVVVAATGVLHHPNYPQIKGLQDFEGDTIHSARWDHSVPLEGKKIAIIGTGSTGVQIVSALASRAKVRHFQRTAQWIFPVENPAFTEEQRAEFRSNRDLLLYLQREPTYLANVERFTEGVLDPNSEQIQEIQKLCQDNLDNSVQNPALRQKLQPNYRAGCKRLIYSPDYYKAIQQPGSELITEGISQIEKNGVRTSDGVLHEVDIIVLATGFKTDRYVRPMDVTGLNSKTLEQAWSDVPTAYKSISVPDFPNFYFMNGPTSPVGNFSLIDTSEMQWGYITQLIERGEQAGVAGLSAKPEALAQYDQDRQQAAKGSVFGSGCSSWYLDKNGVPNTWPWSQSRFRQEMLAPVWQDYTHHQTEVAVA from the coding sequence ATGAAATACGATGTAATTGTCATTGGCTGCGGGATGTCCGGTATTCTGGCTGGCATTCACCTGAAAAATAGCGGTAAAAAATTTATTATTCTGGAAAAAGAAAAAACACTGGGCGGTACCTGGCGAGATAATACTTATCCCGGTTTGACCTGCGATGTTCCATCGCACGCTTATACCTATTCATTTGAGCCCAATGCGGAATGGACGCGAGTGCTGCCGCCGGGTGCGGAGATTCAGCAGTATTTTGAAGGGGTCTTTGAAAAATACGGCATTGCAGAGTTTGCGCAATTTGATACTGAGATTCAGAAATCCGAGTGGAAGGGCGATGCCTGGGTGCTGCAGGACCAGCATGGCAAGCGCTATGAGGGCAGGGTCGTGGTAGCTGCCACGGGCGTGCTGCATCACCCCAACTATCCGCAAATCAAAGGCTTGCAAGACTTTGAAGGCGACACCATTCACAGTGCGCGTTGGGATCATTCTGTGCCGCTGGAGGGCAAAAAAATTGCCATCATTGGTACGGGCTCTACCGGCGTGCAAATCGTCTCGGCACTGGCATCACGTGCCAAGGTGAGACATTTTCAGCGCACGGCGCAATGGATTTTCCCGGTTGAAAACCCGGCATTTACCGAGGAGCAGCGTGCTGAGTTTCGCAGCAACCGTGATTTACTGCTGTATCTCCAGCGCGAGCCCACGTATCTGGCAAATGTGGAGCGCTTTACAGAGGGTGTGCTGGACCCGAATTCTGAACAGATTCAGGAAATTCAGAAACTCTGCCAGGACAACCTCGATAACTCGGTTCAAAACCCGGCTCTGCGCCAGAAACTGCAGCCCAATTACCGCGCGGGTTGCAAGCGCCTGATTTACTCGCCCGACTATTACAAAGCGATTCAGCAGCCCGGCTCTGAGTTGATTACCGAGGGTATTAGCCAGATCGAGAAAAACGGCGTGCGCACCAGCGATGGCGTGCTGCATGAGGTGGACATCATTGTCTTGGCCACCGGCTTCAAGACTGATCGCTATGTGCGCCCCATGGATGTGACAGGTCTGAACAGCAAGACACTAGAGCAAGCATGGAGCGATGTGCCCACGGCCTACAAGTCGATTTCGGTGCCGGACTTTCCCAACTTCTATTTCATGAACGGGCCCACATCGCCCGTGGGCAACTTCTCGTTGATCGACACCTCCGAGATGCAGTGGGGCTATATCACCCAACTGATAGAGCGCGGTGAGCAGGCAGGCGTTGCAGGTCTGTCTGCCAAGCCCGAGGCATTGGCTCAGTATGACCAAGATCGCCAGCAGGCGGCCAAGGGCTCGGTCTTTGGCTCCGGCTGCTCTAGCTGGTATCTGGACAAGAACGGTGTGCCCAATACCTGGCCGTGGTCGCAGTCGCGTTTCAGGCAAGAAATGCTCGCGCCCGTGTGGCAGGACTACACCCACCACCAGACCGAAGTGGCTGTGGCCTGA
- a CDS encoding alpha/beta hydrolase, with protein sequence MQIHPEMAAVLEQFKDAPPMDFVKTPVPEIRKLMDHMAFPPANLPMHEVRELKIPGGDGQTMKLRLYRPSTAQSAPVMVYFHGGGWCIGTLETHDNLCRHLARITGMNVVSVDYRLAPEYVFPAALDDAYAATRWVADHAAELSCDASQLMVAGDSAGGNLAIATCLRAKEDGWEGDTNGITQQLLFYPVCDSRMDAPSHALYGQMPFLTREAMAAMWRHYHPGVPAHPLASIMQYPNVAGLPPTVLVTAELDILCDEGEAFAKRLQQAGVPVATMRAEGMLHGFANFSTMVAAVARLLEEACSKLQNHSGRTVG encoded by the coding sequence ATGCAGATACACCCCGAAATGGCCGCCGTGCTTGAACAATTCAAAGATGCTCCGCCCATGGATTTTGTGAAAACGCCCGTGCCTGAAATCCGCAAGCTCATGGATCACATGGCGTTTCCGCCAGCTAACCTGCCCATGCATGAGGTGCGTGAGCTGAAAATTCCCGGTGGCGATGGTCAGACTATGAAGCTGCGCCTGTACCGCCCCAGCACCGCGCAGTCAGCACCCGTCATGGTTTATTTTCATGGTGGTGGCTGGTGCATTGGCACGCTGGAGACGCATGACAACCTATGCCGCCACCTTGCACGTATTACTGGAATGAATGTGGTGTCCGTCGATTACCGGCTGGCTCCCGAGTATGTGTTCCCTGCGGCGCTAGACGATGCCTATGCCGCTACGCGCTGGGTAGCAGACCATGCCGCAGAGCTGAGCTGCGATGCCAGCCAACTGATGGTGGCGGGTGACAGTGCAGGCGGCAATCTGGCGATAGCGACCTGTCTGCGCGCCAAGGAGGATGGCTGGGAAGGCGACACGAATGGCATTACGCAGCAACTGCTGTTCTACCCGGTTTGCGATTCGCGCATGGATGCGCCTTCGCATGCGCTGTATGGGCAGATGCCCTTTCTCACGCGTGAGGCCATGGCCGCCATGTGGCGCCACTACCACCCCGGCGTGCCAGCGCACCCACTTGCATCCATCATGCAGTACCCCAATGTCGCAGGCTTGCCGCCTACCGTGCTGGTAACGGCTGAGCTGGATATTTTGTGTGATGAGGGTGAGGCTTTTGCCAAGCGCCTGCAGCAAGCGGGTGTGCCGGTTGCAACCATGCGTGCTGAAGGCATGCTGCATGGCTTTGCTAACTTCAGCACCATGGTTGCGGCGGTGGCGCGCTTGCTCGAAGAGGCTTGCAGCAAGTTGCAAAATCACAGCGGCAGGACTGTGGGTTAA
- a CDS encoding U32 family peptidase, translated as MSLLPHQLELLSPARDADIGIEAINHGADAVYIGGPAFGARATAGNDIRDMERLIKHAHRFNSRIFITLNTILRDDELEGARQMAWDMYNLGADALIIQDMGLLELDLPPIQLHASTQTDIRTPEKARFLQDAGLSQIVLARELDLKQIKAIHKTLSPSTSIEFFIHGALCVAYSGQCYITHAHTGRSANRGDCNQACRLPYEVMDDKGRIIAHEKHVLSMKDNNQSDNLRALVDAGVRSFKIEGRYKDMGYVKNITAHYRKLLDEIIEEREFSEKPLVRSSSGSTTFNFEPDPDQNFNREFTDYFVNGRKDDIGAFDTPKTPGRAIGWVTQVGDNWLEIETSDKAAELHNGDGLCYYDLKKELVGVHINRVECMHAKKGIWRLFPRSEMSEFKDLRKGMEINRNRDMDWVRSLEKKSSERRIGLWAEFKEASNGFSLTLTDEDGFSATASIDQEYQAATDAAKAEATLREQLGRFGASIFSVNDISLTVSQPWFVPASALNQLRREALAALEAARAAGFTRLPRALPVEPPAPFPEDTLSYLANVYNQKAHDFYVKHGVKVIDAAYESKEEEGEVSLMITKHCVRFSMSLCPKQAKGVIGVKGTIKAEPLQLINGKEKLTLRFDCKPCEMHVVGKMKKSVMNQHAKEMEEHPMQFFRTRPTPQKPA; from the coding sequence ATGTCTCTCCTGCCCCACCAGCTCGAACTCCTGTCCCCGGCCCGCGATGCCGATATTGGCATTGAAGCCATCAACCACGGAGCGGACGCCGTCTATATCGGCGGCCCAGCCTTTGGTGCGCGCGCCACGGCGGGCAATGACATCCGCGATATGGAGCGGCTCATCAAGCACGCCCACCGCTTTAACAGCCGCATCTTCATCACGCTCAACACCATCTTGCGCGACGATGAGTTAGAAGGCGCGCGCCAGATGGCCTGGGATATGTACAACCTAGGCGCCGATGCACTGATTATTCAGGACATGGGCTTGCTCGAACTCGATCTGCCGCCCATCCAGCTGCACGCATCCACGCAAACTGACATCCGTACGCCCGAAAAAGCGCGCTTTCTGCAGGACGCGGGCTTGAGCCAAATCGTGCTGGCCCGTGAGCTGGATTTGAAGCAAATCAAGGCCATTCACAAGACCTTGTCGCCCAGCACCTCGATTGAATTTTTCATTCACGGCGCGCTGTGCGTGGCCTATTCGGGCCAGTGTTACATCACCCACGCCCATACAGGGCGCAGCGCCAACCGCGGCGACTGCAACCAGGCTTGCCGCCTGCCCTACGAAGTGATGGACGACAAGGGCCGCATCATTGCGCATGAAAAGCATGTGCTGTCGATGAAGGACAACAACCAGAGCGACAACCTGCGCGCACTGGTGGATGCTGGGGTACGCAGCTTCAAGATCGAGGGCCGCTACAAGGACATGGGTTATGTGAAGAACATTACCGCCCACTACCGCAAGCTGCTTGACGAAATCATTGAAGAGCGCGAATTTTCCGAGAAGCCGCTGGTGCGCTCATCTTCGGGATCGACCACGTTCAATTTCGAACCCGACCCCGACCAGAACTTCAACCGCGAGTTCACCGATTACTTCGTCAACGGCCGCAAAGACGATATTGGTGCCTTTGATACCCCCAAGACACCGGGCCGCGCCATTGGCTGGGTGACGCAAGTGGGCGATAACTGGTTAGAGATTGAAACCAGCGACAAGGCAGCCGAGTTGCACAACGGCGACGGCCTGTGCTACTACGACCTGAAAAAAGAACTGGTGGGCGTACACATCAACCGCGTTGAATGCATGCATGCCAAAAAAGGCATCTGGCGACTGTTCCCTCGCAGCGAAATGTCCGAGTTCAAGGACTTGCGCAAGGGCATGGAAATCAACCGCAACCGCGACATGGACTGGGTACGCTCGCTGGAGAAAAAGTCCAGCGAACGCCGCATTGGCCTGTGGGCGGAGTTCAAAGAAGCCAGCAACGGTTTCAGTCTCACGCTTACCGATGAAGACGGCTTCAGCGCCACTGCATCTATCGATCAAGAATACCAAGCCGCTACCGACGCCGCCAAAGCCGAAGCCACGCTGCGCGAGCAACTAGGCCGCTTTGGTGCCAGCATCTTCTCGGTCAACGATATTTCGCTGACCGTTTCGCAGCCTTGGTTTGTGCCTGCATCGGCTCTCAACCAGTTGCGCCGCGAAGCACTGGCCGCTCTCGAAGCCGCACGCGCCGCGGGCTTTACTCGCCTGCCACGCGCTTTGCCAGTGGAGCCGCCTGCGCCGTTTCCTGAAGACACGCTGAGCTATCTGGCCAACGTCTACAACCAAAAAGCGCATGACTTCTATGTCAAGCATGGCGTAAAGGTGATCGACGCGGCCTACGAGAGCAAGGAAGAAGAAGGCGAAGTTTCGCTGATGATCACCAAACACTGCGTTCGCTTCTCGATGAGCCTGTGCCCCAAGCAAGCCAAGGGTGTGATTGGTGTCAAGGGCACTATCAAGGCCGAGCCGCTGCAGTTGATCAACGGCAAAGAAAAGCTGACCCTGCGCTTTGACTGCAAGCCCTGCGAAATGCATGTGGTGGGCAAGATGAAGAAGTCGGTGATGAACCAGCATGCCAAGGAAATGGAAGAACACCCGATGCAGTTTTTCCGCACACGCCCCACGCCTCAAAAGCCTGCGTAA
- a CDS encoding branched-chain amino acid ABC transporter substrate-binding protein: MSITARVALSRCLHIPSTLALAIAGLPLMNVAYAAGAVATAGAAAGASTGAVSATGASDMSKPVLVRIGHGGPISGPIAALGKDEENGVRMAVEDLNARKLQLGGRAVQWKLEAGDDAGDPGQAVALARIFCSKKVAGVVGHLQSGTTLPAAKIYNDCGIPSITPAATHAAIADAGYDDTFRVIANDTAMVEALLDYAVKHQGVKRVAIIDDRTTYGQGIVKLFEAAAAERDVQIVDKQYTSDKATQFSSVLTAIKAHKPDAIFFGGLDAQAGPLLRQMSQLAMNQVKFLGGDAQCSERLPAMADKAPSLKNVICVMSGSSLANMPGGAAWKQKYDQRFPGQYQVYSPYAYDATMVLAQAIISADSAKPEAYLPSLRQTHYEGVTGKIAFDSQGELQSPRVTLYGYASGERKELVVQGR, encoded by the coding sequence ATGTCTATCACTGCTCGCGTGGCTCTGAGCCGTTGTCTCCATATCCCATCTACTCTGGCGCTTGCTATCGCAGGCTTGCCGTTGATGAATGTGGCGTATGCAGCGGGGGCAGTAGCTACGGCAGGGGCAGCAGCCGGTGCATCAACCGGCGCGGTAAGTGCGACCGGTGCTTCAGACATGAGCAAGCCCGTGCTTGTGCGCATTGGCCATGGTGGCCCCATTTCTGGGCCTATCGCGGCCTTGGGCAAAGATGAAGAAAACGGCGTGCGGATGGCCGTTGAAGATCTCAATGCCCGCAAGTTGCAATTGGGCGGCCGAGCGGTGCAGTGGAAGCTAGAAGCTGGCGACGATGCCGGCGACCCCGGTCAGGCCGTGGCACTGGCACGCATTTTTTGCAGCAAAAAAGTGGCGGGGGTTGTTGGCCATCTCCAGTCTGGCACCACGCTGCCAGCGGCCAAGATTTACAACGACTGCGGCATCCCCAGCATCACACCAGCGGCGACCCATGCCGCTATTGCCGATGCCGGCTATGACGACACCTTCCGCGTCATCGCCAATGACACTGCCATGGTCGAAGCCCTGCTGGACTATGCCGTCAAGCATCAGGGCGTCAAGCGCGTGGCCATCATTGATGATCGCACGACCTACGGGCAGGGCATCGTCAAGCTGTTTGAAGCGGCAGCGGCTGAGCGCGATGTGCAAATCGTGGACAAGCAATACACCAGCGACAAGGCGACGCAGTTTTCTTCCGTCCTCACCGCCATCAAGGCCCACAAGCCAGACGCGATTTTCTTTGGCGGCTTAGATGCACAAGCTGGTCCCTTGCTGCGCCAGATGTCTCAGTTGGCCATGAACCAAGTCAAATTCTTGGGCGGTGATGCGCAATGTTCAGAACGCCTGCCCGCCATGGCTGACAAAGCGCCTTCGCTGAAAAACGTGATTTGTGTGATGAGTGGCAGCTCGCTTGCCAACATGCCCGGCGGCGCTGCTTGGAAGCAAAAGTACGACCAGCGCTTCCCCGGTCAATATCAGGTCTACAGCCCCTACGCCTATGACGCCACCATGGTGCTGGCGCAGGCCATCATCAGTGCAGATTCAGCCAAGCCCGAAGCCTATCTGCCAAGCCTGCGTCAAACGCATTACGAAGGCGTCACAGGCAAGATAGCTTTTGATTCTCAAGGTGAGCTGCAAAGCCCTCGCGTCACGCTCTATGGTTATGCCTCGGGTGAGCGTAAAGAGTTGGTGGTGCAAGGGCGTTGA
- the tadA gene encoding tRNA adenosine(34) deaminase TadA: MDFDDSVHQHFMRMALEQARVAAACGEVPVGAVVVKNAQVIGRGRNSPLSANDPTAHAEVLALREAAQALGNYRLEGCTLYVTLEPCTMCSGAMLHARLDTVVYGAAEPKTGAAGSVLNVFGYPEINHQTQVLRGVLADECAALMAEFFQQRRKEKKALEPHPLKDWALRNPAQVFDDLPHWPWQPKWRSDLPALKGLRLAVVDEGTASAPLTWLCLHGSPGWGYEFRHVMPALLAAGHRIVVPDLPGFGRSDQPKKDSLHSAQWHQQIIAELVHTLDLHQVVLLAHGDGGRLGLAVAQAMPERFLGAWLKDVWPLGKLPERSQQWVEQAARKPSWDVAKAMAQIEDRAKAEGADENAETDGVARAWNAPFAQSGHRAALKAWPRVQSELSAVSEPLLQQWAKARKLWLQPPETQKLVSLAQWQAAWINAAPSLAQIPELGLQNQHGSAVPAAKQGSAAKAVEYFAP; encoded by the coding sequence ATGGATTTTGATGATTCCGTACACCAGCACTTCATGCGTATGGCGCTGGAGCAAGCGCGTGTTGCCGCCGCCTGCGGCGAGGTGCCGGTGGGGGCTGTGGTCGTCAAAAACGCGCAGGTCATAGGCCGGGGGCGAAACAGCCCGCTCTCTGCCAACGACCCCACAGCCCACGCCGAAGTGCTGGCGCTGCGCGAAGCCGCGCAGGCGCTGGGCAATTACCGGCTCGAAGGCTGCACCCTGTACGTGACGCTGGAGCCTTGCACCATGTGCAGTGGCGCCATGCTGCATGCGCGTCTCGATACCGTGGTCTACGGCGCGGCCGAACCCAAGACTGGCGCGGCAGGCTCGGTGCTCAATGTGTTTGGCTATCCTGAAATCAATCATCAGACGCAGGTGCTGCGCGGCGTGCTGGCCGATGAATGCGCTGCTTTGATGGCCGAATTTTTTCAGCAGCGGCGCAAAGAAAAAAAAGCGCTGGAGCCGCATCCACTCAAAGACTGGGCGCTGCGCAACCCTGCGCAAGTCTTTGATGATTTACCGCATTGGCCGTGGCAGCCGAAGTGGCGCAGTGATCTGCCAGCACTCAAGGGCCTGCGTTTGGCTGTGGTGGATGAAGGCACAGCCAGCGCACCGCTGACTTGGCTGTGCCTGCATGGAAGCCCCGGCTGGGGTTATGAATTCAGGCATGTGATGCCAGCGTTGCTCGCTGCAGGCCATCGCATAGTGGTGCCTGATTTGCCGGGTTTTGGCCGCAGCGATCAGCCCAAGAAAGACAGCCTGCACAGCGCGCAGTGGCATCAGCAAATCATTGCTGAGTTAGTGCATACTCTTGATTTGCACCAAGTAGTGTTACTGGCCCATGGAGATGGTGGCAGGCTGGGCTTGGCCGTTGCGCAAGCCATGCCAGAGCGCTTTTTGGGCGCGTGGCTCAAAGATGTGTGGCCGCTGGGCAAACTGCCTGAGCGCAGCCAACAATGGGTGGAGCAAGCGGCGCGCAAACCCTCTTGGGACGTGGCCAAGGCGATGGCGCAGATTGAGGACAGAGCGAAGGCCGAGGGCGCCGATGAAAACGCCGAGACTGACGGGGTCGCCCGCGCATGGAACGCTCCCTTTGCACAAAGTGGTCACCGCGCAGCGCTCAAGGCTTGGCCGCGTGTGCAGTCTGAATTAAGCGCTGTATCCGAGCCTCTTTTGCAGCAATGGGCCAAGGCGCGCAAGCTGTGGCTGCAGCCGCCTGAGACGCAAAAATTAGTCTCGCTTGCACAGTGGCAGGCCGCTTGGATCAACGCTGCTCCTTCTTTGGCTCAAATACCAGAGCTGGGCTTGCAAAACCAACATGGCTCTGCGGTTCCTGCGGCAAAGCAGGGCAGCGCTGCAAAGGCTGTGGAATACTTCGCGCCGTAG
- a CDS encoding LD-carboxypeptidase: MHDEHCGHEHHAQQEHKHEHKSEHKSDQHHDHVHTADGSCCGHDHSHGAKHIYIYSPSGAVRDKAAFKRGIKQLEALGHQVEVDADALTSSQRFAGDDATRLAAIHRAAASGADVALISRGGYGLTRILPGIKYKTVAKAIAKGTKFVGLSDFTAFQLAMLAQTGATTWAGPALNADFGVDAKKTGEPVDDIMLDCFEDLLSGQGEGAGWQMPKVGELPNGKPQLKDFYVPGGATLWGGNLAVLVSLLGTPYFPQIDGGILFIEDVGEHPYKIERMLTQLLLAGVLQKQKAIIFGQFTEFKLTTHDKGFKLQTVIDWLRMQVKRPVLQGLPFGHVPTKVLLPVGAQVSLSVEGRDALIYWGHTH; the protein is encoded by the coding sequence GTGCACGACGAGCATTGCGGCCATGAACACCACGCGCAGCAAGAGCACAAGCACGAGCACAAAAGCGAACACAAGAGCGACCAGCATCACGATCATGTGCATACCGCAGACGGCAGCTGCTGCGGCCATGACCACAGCCATGGCGCTAAGCACATCTATATCTACTCGCCCTCGGGCGCGGTGCGCGACAAGGCCGCCTTCAAGCGCGGCATTAAGCAGTTAGAGGCTTTGGGCCATCAGGTGGAAGTGGATGCGGATGCGCTCACCAGCAGCCAGCGCTTTGCCGGTGATGACGCCACGCGCCTAGCTGCCATTCACCGCGCGGCCGCCAGCGGCGCCGATGTGGCGCTGATCTCGCGCGGCGGCTATGGCCTCACCCGCATCTTGCCGGGTATCAAGTACAAAACCGTGGCCAAGGCGATTGCCAAGGGCACGAAGTTTGTGGGCCTAAGCGATTTCACCGCGTTTCAGCTGGCCATGCTGGCTCAAACCGGTGCGACCACGTGGGCTGGCCCTGCACTGAACGCCGACTTTGGTGTGGACGCCAAGAAAACCGGCGAGCCCGTGGACGACATCATGCTGGACTGCTTTGAGGATTTGCTCTCAGGCCAAGGCGAGGGCGCAGGCTGGCAAATGCCCAAGGTGGGCGAGCTGCCCAACGGCAAGCCCCAGCTCAAAGACTTTTATGTGCCCGGCGGCGCCACGCTGTGGGGTGGCAATCTGGCGGTGCTGGTGTCCCTGCTGGGCACGCCTTACTTCCCGCAGATCGACGGCGGCATTTTGTTTATCGAAGATGTGGGCGAGCACCCTTACAAGATCGAGCGCATGCTGACGCAGCTTTTGCTCGCTGGCGTGCTGCAAAAGCAAAAAGCCATCATCTTTGGCCAGTTCACGGAGTTCAAACTCACTACCCATGACAAGGGCTTTAAGCTGCAAACGGTGATCGACTGGCTGCGTATGCAGGTCAAGCGCCCGGTGCTGCAAGGCCTGCCGTTTGGTCATGTGCCGACCAAGGTGCTGCTGCCTGTAGGCGCACAAGTGTCATTGTCCGTAGAGGGCCGTGATGCCTTGATCTACTGGGGTCATACTCATTAA
- a CDS encoding SDR family oxidoreductase translates to MAKRLEGKIALVTGAASGVGLEVVKLLLNEGAKVALSDINEDVGQELAAELGEHAMFVRHDVSNETDWKSVMAAVQQRFGTLNVLVNNAGILLAGDMETGRVEDFSRLLKINTESVFIGCQQGIAAMKEAGGSIINMASVSSWMPVEQYAGYSASKAAVSALTRAAALNCRKQGYAIRVNSIHPDGVYTPMMQASLPKGVPKEMVLHDAKHNRGGRAYMPERIAKLVLFLASDESSVMSGSELHADNSILGMGL, encoded by the coding sequence ATGGCAAAACGTTTAGAGGGCAAGATTGCACTCGTCACCGGCGCAGCCAGCGGCGTAGGGCTTGAAGTGGTAAAGCTGCTGCTCAATGAAGGCGCCAAAGTCGCTTTGAGCGACATCAATGAAGACGTAGGTCAAGAATTGGCAGCTGAGCTGGGCGAGCACGCCATGTTTGTTCGCCACGACGTGAGCAATGAGACGGATTGGAAGAGCGTCATGGCTGCCGTGCAGCAGCGCTTTGGCACGCTCAATGTGCTGGTCAATAACGCCGGCATTTTGCTTGCTGGCGATATGGAAACCGGGCGAGTCGAGGACTTTAGCCGCCTGCTCAAGATCAACACCGAATCCGTTTTTATCGGCTGCCAACAAGGAATTGCAGCGATGAAGGAGGCAGGCGGCTCCATCATCAATATGGCCTCCGTCTCGAGTTGGATGCCTGTTGAGCAATATGCGGGCTACAGCGCCAGCAAGGCCGCCGTGTCTGCTCTGACCCGCGCCGCAGCGCTGAACTGCCGCAAGCAAGGCTACGCCATTCGCGTGAACTCCATTCACCCCGATGGCGTCTACACCCCGATGATGCAAGCCTCTTTACCCAAGGGTGTGCCCAAAGAAATGGTTCTGCACGACGCCAAGCACAACCGCGGTGGCCGCGCCTATATGCCCGAGCGCATTGCCAAGCTGGTCTTGTTCTTGGCCAGCGATGAATCGAGTGTCATGAGCGGCAGCGAGCTGCATGCGGATAACTCGATCCTCGGCATGGGACTGTAA